In a single window of the Nodularia spumigena CCY9414 genome:
- a CDS encoding glutamate synthase-related protein has translation MKDKAMHQSQTMKISDINSQDNYQGQRWLVEERDACGVGFIAHRQNYASHEIVTKSLAALTCLEHRGGCSADQDSGDGAGILTAIPWELFQKDYSSGNVAVGMLFLPQNTEIAAKIKAIFEEIAAEEKLTVLGWRVVPVQPNLLGRQARENQPQIEQVFLASADKSGEELERELYITRRRIFKATKNISEEFYICSLSSRTIVYKGMVRSAILGEFYLDLKNPAYKSAFAVYHRRFSTNTMPKWPLAQPMRLLGHNGEINTLLGNINWMTAREASLNHPVWGVGRASLKENRADEFKPLVHIDNSDSATLDNVLELMVLSGRSPLEALMMMVPEAYQNQPCLAKYPEIVDFYEYYSGLQEAWDGPALLVFSDGEKVGATLDRNGLRPARYVITKDDYIVVASEAGVVDIPEANIIEKGRLGPGQMIAVDLVNHEVLKNWEIKQRIAKQHPYGEWLKQYRQELKNLVSQPSSVNGNGKSHSPTNTIDKQTLLRHQLAFGYTTEDVEMVIQPMAAEGKEATFCMGDDIPLAVLSEKPHLLYDYFKQRFAQVTNPPIDPLREKLVMSLNVELGERGNLLEVKPEHARKLKLESPVLTETELEAIRLSGFATAELSTLFAIANGPEGLKEAVESLQAQAAESVKAGAKILILSDRQLEGENGISTEYTYIPPLLAAGAVHHHLIRQGLRTKTSLIVNTAQCWSTHHFACLIGYGVDAVCPYTALDTVRSWWFEPKTQSFMERGKIATLTLEEAIGNYRKAINSGLLKILSKMGISLLSSYQAAQIFEAIGIGGDLLKLGFYGTTSRIGGLSVSELAQEVLSFHSKAFPELTAKKLENLGFVQCLPKGEYHMNNPELAKALHKAVDGKQYDHYEVYKQHLQGRPVTALRDLLDFESDRPPIPLEEVESVSEILKRFCTGGMSLGALSREAHETLAIAMNRIGGKSNSGEGGEDPVRYKVLNDVDAAGKSPTLPHLHGLRNGDTASSAIKQVASGRFGVTPGYLSSARQIEIKIAQGAKPGEGGQLPGAKVSPYIAMLRRSKPGVTLISPPPHHDIYSIEDLAQLIFDLHQINPKAQVSVKLVAEIGIGTIAAGVAKANADIIQISGHDGGTGASPLSSIKHAGSPWELGLSEVHRVLMQNGLRDRVILRVDGGLKSGWDVVIGALMGGEEFGFGSIAMIAEGCIMARICHTNNCPVGVASQKEELRKRFSGMPEHVVNFFCFIAEEVRHLLARLGYRSLLDIVGRADLLTTRADATVTKTQGLNLDCLLQLPDAKNDAPKEPLRERSWLVHEEVHSNGAVVDDQLLADAEIQAAISNQSTVSKTLKLVNTDRTVGARLAGAIASQYGDSGFEGQINLNFQGSVGQSFGAFNLPGMILSLSGEANDYVGKGMHGGEIIIKPPADATYDPSQNVIVGNTCLYGSTGGILFANGLAGERFAVRNSKGMAVIEGAGDHCCEYMTGGVIVVLGKVGRNVGAGMTGGLAYFLDEDNSFPELVNPEIVKIQRVLTQAGAKQLQELIKTHCDRTGSPKAKMILQNWSEYLPKFWQLVPPSEADSPEANPQSVLEKHLSSV, from the coding sequence ATGAAAGATAAAGCGATGCATCAATCACAAACAATGAAAATTTCGGATATTAACTCTCAGGACAATTATCAGGGACAAAGGTGGTTAGTAGAAGAACGAGATGCCTGTGGTGTAGGTTTTATTGCTCATCGCCAGAATTATGCTAGCCACGAAATTGTCACAAAATCTTTAGCTGCATTGACCTGCTTAGAACACCGGGGTGGTTGTAGCGCAGACCAAGATTCTGGTGATGGTGCAGGAATTTTGACAGCTATCCCTTGGGAATTGTTCCAAAAAGACTATTCTTCGGGGAATGTAGCGGTGGGAATGTTATTTTTACCTCAAAATACTGAAATAGCCGCAAAAATTAAGGCAATATTTGAGGAAATAGCCGCAGAAGAGAAATTAACTGTACTGGGTTGGCGAGTAGTACCAGTGCAACCGAATTTACTGGGGAGACAAGCGAGAGAAAATCAACCCCAAATAGAACAAGTTTTTCTAGCATCAGCCGATAAGAGTGGCGAAGAACTAGAAAGAGAGTTGTATATCACCCGCAGAAGAATTTTCAAAGCTACCAAAAATATTTCTGAAGAATTCTATATTTGCTCCTTGTCCAGTCGCACAATTGTTTATAAAGGCATGGTGCGTTCTGCTATTTTGGGAGAGTTTTATCTAGATTTAAAAAATCCAGCTTATAAGAGTGCTTTTGCTGTTTATCATCGCCGCTTTAGTACTAATACAATGCCCAAATGGCCTTTAGCGCAACCGATGCGGCTATTGGGTCATAACGGTGAAATTAATACTTTATTGGGTAACATCAACTGGATGACGGCACGAGAAGCCAGCCTGAATCATCCAGTATGGGGCGTTGGCAGAGCCTCTTTGAAGGAGAATCGCGCGGATGAATTCAAGCCCTTAGTTCACATTGATAATAGTGACTCGGCGACTTTAGATAACGTCCTAGAATTAATGGTACTTTCTGGCCGGAGTCCCTTGGAAGCCTTAATGATGATGGTTCCAGAAGCATACCAAAATCAGCCTTGTTTGGCTAAATACCCAGAAATTGTTGATTTCTACGAATATTACAGTGGTCTGCAAGAAGCATGGGACGGCCCAGCACTTTTAGTATTTAGTGATGGTGAAAAAGTTGGCGCTACATTAGACCGTAACGGTTTAAGACCAGCCCGTTACGTCATTACTAAAGATGATTATATTGTTGTGGCTTCCGAAGCTGGTGTAGTTGACATCCCAGAAGCCAACATTATTGAGAAAGGTAGACTTGGGCCAGGACAAATGATTGCTGTGGATTTAGTCAATCATGAAGTGCTGAAGAATTGGGAAATTAAGCAACGTATCGCCAAGCAGCATCCCTATGGGGAATGGTTAAAACAGTATCGTCAAGAACTGAAAAATCTTGTTAGTCAGCCTTCATCTGTGAATGGTAATGGCAAGAGTCATTCTCCCACAAACACAATTGATAAACAAACCTTACTGCGTCATCAATTAGCCTTTGGCTATACCACAGAAGATGTAGAAATGGTAATTCAGCCAATGGCGGCTGAGGGTAAAGAAGCCACTTTCTGCATGGGGGATGATATTCCTCTAGCGGTGCTGTCAGAAAAACCTCACTTGCTGTATGACTATTTTAAACAGCGTTTTGCTCAAGTGACTAACCCACCTATTGACCCTTTACGGGAAAAGTTGGTGATGTCGTTGAATGTGGAACTGGGCGAACGGGGTAATTTACTGGAAGTGAAGCCAGAACACGCCCGGAAACTGAAGTTAGAATCGCCTGTGTTGACTGAGACAGAATTGGAGGCGATTCGGTTATCAGGGTTTGCGACGGCGGAATTATCAACGTTGTTTGCTATTGCTAACGGCCCAGAAGGTTTGAAAGAGGCTGTAGAGTCTTTGCAAGCACAAGCGGCGGAATCTGTCAAGGCAGGGGCAAAGATTTTAATTTTAAGTGACCGCCAGCTGGAAGGAGAAAATGGCATCAGTACAGAGTATACCTACATTCCACCTTTATTAGCCGCAGGTGCTGTACATCATCATCTGATTCGCCAAGGATTGCGAACAAAAACTTCGCTGATTGTGAATACAGCCCAGTGCTGGAGTACACATCATTTTGCTTGTCTGATTGGTTATGGTGTAGATGCTGTTTGTCCTTACACAGCTTTGGATACTGTCCGCAGTTGGTGGTTTGAACCCAAAACTCAAAGCTTCATGGAAAGGGGTAAAATTGCTACTCTGACTCTAGAGGAAGCTATCGGAAATTACCGTAAAGCCATTAATTCGGGTTTACTGAAAATTCTCTCTAAGATGGGAATTTCTCTCCTTTCCAGTTATCAAGCAGCACAAATTTTTGAAGCTATTGGTATCGGTGGGGATTTATTAAAACTGGGATTCTATGGCACAACTTCCCGCATTGGTGGGTTGAGTGTGAGCGAATTGGCGCAAGAGGTGCTGTCTTTCCATAGCAAGGCTTTTCCCGAACTGACGGCGAAGAAGTTAGAAAATTTGGGTTTTGTGCAGTGTCTTCCCAAGGGTGAATACCACATGAATAACCCGGAATTGGCTAAGGCGCTGCATAAGGCGGTGGATGGGAAGCAATATGATCACTATGAGGTTTACAAACAGCATCTGCAAGGGCGACCGGTGACGGCTTTGCGTGATTTGTTGGATTTTGAAAGCGATCGCCCACCCATTCCTTTAGAAGAAGTAGAATCAGTCAGTGAGATTCTCAAACGCTTCTGTACTGGTGGGATGTCTTTGGGCGCGTTGTCACGAGAAGCCCATGAAACTTTGGCGATCGCCATGAACCGCATTGGCGGAAAATCTAACTCAGGGGAAGGCGGCGAAGATCCAGTCCGTTATAAAGTGCTCAATGATGTAGACGCAGCAGGTAAATCCCCTACTTTACCACATTTACATGGATTACGGAATGGTGATACTGCTTCTAGTGCCATTAAACAAGTCGCATCAGGACGCTTTGGTGTGACACCAGGATATTTAAGCAGCGCCAGACAAATCGAAATCAAAATTGCCCAAGGTGCAAAACCTGGAGAAGGTGGACAGTTACCAGGGGCAAAAGTTAGTCCTTACATTGCCATGTTAAGGCGTTCTAAGCCTGGTGTGACACTGATTTCACCACCACCCCACCATGATATTTACTCCATTGAAGATTTAGCACAGCTAATTTTTGACCTGCACCAAATTAACCCCAAAGCACAGGTATCTGTGAAACTAGTGGCAGAAATTGGCATTGGGACGATTGCGGCGGGTGTAGCTAAAGCTAACGCGGATATTATTCAGATATCTGGTCATGATGGTGGTACTGGTGCATCACCACTGAGTTCTATTAAACACGCTGGTTCACCGTGGGAACTGGGTTTAAGTGAAGTACATCGAGTTTTAATGCAAAACGGCCTGCGCGATCGCGTAATTTTGCGTGTAGACGGTGGACTCAAAAGTGGTTGGGATGTGGTAATAGGTGCATTAATGGGTGGTGAGGAATTCGGTTTTGGTTCCATCGCCATGATTGCTGAAGGCTGTATTATGGCGCGGATTTGCCACACGAATAACTGCCCTGTGGGTGTGGCTTCTCAGAAGGAAGAACTCCGCAAACGGTTCTCAGGAATGCCGGAACACGTTGTAAATTTCTTCTGCTTCATTGCTGAGGAAGTGCGCCATCTCTTAGCTAGACTGGGATACCGTTCTTTGTTGGATATCGTGGGACGTGCTGATTTATTGACAACACGCGCCGACGCAACAGTTACCAAAACCCAAGGACTCAACCTCGACTGTTTACTTCAGCTACCAGATGCCAAAAATGATGCTCCGAAGGAGCCGCTTCGCGAACGTAGCTGGTTGGTACATGAAGAAGTCCACAGCAACGGTGCGGTAGTGGATGACCAATTGCTGGCTGATGCGGAAATTCAAGCGGCTATTAGTAATCAATCCACTGTTAGCAAAACCTTAAAGTTAGTCAATACCGATAGAACAGTGGGCGCACGGTTGGCTGGTGCGATCGCTTCCCAATATGGTGATAGTGGTTTTGAAGGACAAATTAACCTGAATTTCCAAGGTAGTGTGGGACAAAGCTTTGGTGCTTTCAACCTTCCCGGCATGATTCTGTCACTGTCAGGAGAAGCCAACGACTATGTAGGTAAGGGAATGCACGGTGGTGAAATTATCATCAAGCCCCCGGCTGATGCCACCTATGACCCATCACAAAACGTCATCGTTGGCAATACCTGCCTTTATGGTTCTACGGGTGGAATATTATTTGCCAATGGTTTAGCCGGAGAACGCTTTGCTGTACGCAACTCTAAAGGTATGGCAGTAATTGAAGGGGCTGGGGATCATTGCTGCGAGTACATGACTGGTGGCGTGATTGTTGTCCTGGGCAAAGTTGGGCGTAACGTCGGCGCGGGGATGACTGGAGGGCTGGCTTATTTCTTAGATGAAGACAATTCATTCCCAGAATTAGTCAATCCAGAAATTGTCAAAATCCAGCGCGTGCTGACACAAGCCGGTGCAAAACAACTGCAAGAATTAATTAAAACTCATTGCGATCGCACTGGTTCACCAAAAGCGAAAATGATTCTGCAAAATTGGTCAGAATATTTGCCTAAGTTCTGGCAATTAGTACCACCTTCTGAAGCTGATAGTCCCGAAGCAAATCCCCAATCTGTTCTAGAAAAACATTTGAGTTCAGTTTAA
- a CDS encoding phosphodiester glycosidase family protein — MSNHRRRKHHSAVAKKATQKFFRSIAPTILAIILCLTATHALSAQESQIHTKPIPELIVQSRTLTAGASASGNQITLNGRTLAGAWLQESRTDGQVKTHLSDGAFRQFMGVDFLSSNSAARQPVEWFSPVNQPVVLATRQLKGYRYLDITNFAQAAGWQFQANGDILAIAIPKAQIKDIRQSQQPSGVSNPPFQSARIVLDLDRPAPWQLSQGLPITEADEPAARANREWIVAMEGIADAGLIQRYAPPTSLPNPLPKLPAQPTRQPLIRKLEVVNNRTIISLSVPFGMSPQIFTLADPNRLVIDLRPDALVQRDITWASGLRWRQQFVNLGTERFPVVWLDINPQQVGLTLKPIGTDPNSQTGIAPLIQMAQQSSVVAAINAGYFNRNNKLPLGAIRRDGQWLSGPILNRGAIAWNDSGQFYFGRLTLQETLIAANNQRLPILFVNSGYVQSGIARYTPTWGTSYTPLTDNEVLLVVQKDRVINQLLGGKSGETAVPIPQDGYLLTLRANATNTASQLPIGTAVSITSTTNSAEFNRYPHIMGAGPLLVQNNQIVLNAQSEKFSKAFIRQKAIRSGICTTANGSLMIAAVHNRAGGLGPTLAEHAQLMKNIGCVNALNLDGGSSTSLYLGGQLLDRSPNTAARVHNGLGVFLQQQ, encoded by the coding sequence ATGTCAAATCACCGCCGCAGAAAACATCACAGCGCTGTAGCCAAAAAGGCTACTCAAAAGTTTTTCCGGTCTATAGCGCCAACAATCTTAGCAATTATATTGTGCTTAACTGCTACCCATGCTCTGAGCGCTCAGGAATCCCAGATTCATACCAAACCGATTCCAGAATTGATTGTCCAGTCACGCACCTTGACTGCCGGAGCATCAGCTTCTGGGAACCAAATTACCCTGAATGGTCGGACTTTAGCTGGGGCTTGGTTGCAGGAATCCCGAACAGACGGTCAGGTAAAAACTCATCTGAGTGACGGCGCATTTAGGCAGTTCATGGGAGTTGATTTTTTAAGCAGCAATAGTGCAGCCAGACAGCCAGTTGAGTGGTTTTCACCAGTTAACCAGCCAGTGGTTTTAGCCACAAGGCAGCTAAAAGGGTATCGCTATCTGGATATTACTAATTTTGCCCAAGCAGCAGGTTGGCAGTTTCAAGCCAATGGGGATATTTTGGCGATCGCAATTCCCAAAGCCCAAATCAAAGATATTCGTCAGAGTCAGCAACCGTCAGGCGTAAGTAATCCTCCTTTTCAGTCAGCTCGCATCGTCTTAGATTTGGATCGCCCCGCACCTTGGCAACTTTCCCAAGGCTTACCCATAACCGAAGCAGACGAACCAGCCGCACGAGCCAATAGAGAGTGGATAGTCGCAATGGAAGGCATAGCCGATGCGGGTTTAATCCAACGCTACGCGCCGCCAACATCACTGCCGAATCCGCTCCCAAAATTACCCGCACAACCAACCCGTCAACCACTGATTAGAAAATTGGAGGTGGTCAACAACCGCACAATTATTAGTCTGAGTGTGCCGTTTGGGATGTCTCCCCAAATTTTCACCTTAGCAGACCCTAATCGCCTGGTAATTGATCTTCGTCCTGATGCCTTGGTACAACGAGATATTACTTGGGCTTCTGGATTGCGCTGGCGACAACAATTTGTCAATTTAGGTACAGAACGCTTTCCTGTAGTTTGGTTAGATATTAATCCCCAGCAAGTCGGGTTAACCTTAAAACCCATTGGCACAGACCCCAACAGCCAGACGGGGATTGCACCGCTAATTCAAATGGCACAGCAGTCTTCAGTTGTAGCAGCAATTAATGCTGGTTATTTCAACCGTAATAATAAATTACCCTTGGGCGCAATTCGTCGGGATGGTCAGTGGTTATCAGGGCCAATTCTCAACCGAGGAGCGATCGCTTGGAATGATTCTGGGCAATTTTACTTCGGTCGTCTCACCTTGCAAGAAACTTTAATCGCTGCCAATAATCAGAGGTTGCCGATTCTATTTGTGAATAGTGGCTACGTTCAGAGTGGTATTGCTCGTTACACCCCAACCTGGGGAACTAGCTACACTCCTTTAACAGACAATGAAGTTCTCCTGGTTGTCCAAAAAGACCGCGTGATAAATCAGCTACTAGGTGGAAAATCTGGAGAAACAGCCGTTCCCATTCCCCAGGATGGCTACTTATTAACATTACGTGCCAATGCTACTAATACTGCATCTCAATTGCCGATTGGTACAGCAGTCAGCATTACTAGCACCACTAATTCGGCTGAGTTTAACCGTTATCCCCACATCATGGGAGCAGGACCACTGTTGGTACAAAATAATCAAATTGTCCTGAATGCCCAAAGCGAAAAATTCAGTAAAGCTTTTATTAGACAAAAAGCTATTCGCAGTGGTATTTGCACAACAGCAAACGGCTCGTTGATGATTGCTGCTGTCCACAATCGGGCTGGCGGACTAGGGCCAACCTTAGCGGAACACGCCCAATTAATGAAGAATATTGGTTGTGTGAACGCCCTCAATTTAGACGGTGGTAGTTCAACCAGCCTTTACCTAGGAGGACAACTACTCGACCGTTCCCCGAATACTGCGGCTCGTGTCCACAACGGTCTTGGGGTTTTCTTGCAACAACAGTAA
- a CDS encoding phosphomannose isomerase type II C-terminal cupin domain, protein MAQFQETTQTNTLPIPVAIANKSVAATELRPWGSFTVLEEGRGYKIKRIEVKPGHRLSLQMHHHRSEHWIVVSGTARVLCGEKEVLLSNNESTYVPQCTSHRLENPGVIPLVLIEVQNGEYLGEDDIIRYQDDYARTKV, encoded by the coding sequence ATGGCTCAATTTCAAGAAACTACACAAACTAACACTCTGCCTATACCCGTCGCGATCGCTAATAAAAGCGTTGCAGCAACTGAGCTGCGTCCTTGGGGTTCTTTTACAGTTTTAGAAGAAGGGCGCGGGTATAAAATTAAACGTATCGAAGTTAAGCCTGGACACCGCCTCAGTTTGCAAATGCACCATCACCGCAGTGAACACTGGATTGTTGTCTCTGGTACAGCTAGAGTCCTGTGTGGTGAAAAAGAAGTGCTGTTGAGCAACAATGAATCAACCTATGTCCCCCAATGTACATCCCATCGTCTAGAGAATCCTGGCGTGATTCCTTTAGTGTTAATTGAAGTCCAAAATGGCGAATATTTAGGTGAAGATGATATTATTCGCTACCAAGATGATTATGCCCGTACTAAGGTTTAA
- a CDS encoding HesB/IscA family protein encodes MIHLSQVAISEIRRLQLKQQPNALLRLTIKQGGCSGLFYDMSFDETVKFNDRVFDLSSIKVIVDDESFNYVNGLALDYSEDLMGGGFRFHNPQAIATCGCGNSFSIATPNSV; translated from the coding sequence ATGATTCATTTGAGTCAAGTAGCCATCAGTGAAATTAGGCGATTACAGTTAAAACAGCAACCAAATGCTTTGTTGAGATTAACAATTAAGCAAGGCGGCTGTTCTGGGTTGTTTTACGATATGTCGTTTGATGAAACTGTAAAATTTAATGATCGCGTCTTTGACTTAAGCAGTATTAAAGTTATTGTAGATGACGAAAGCTTTAATTATGTCAATGGATTGGCATTGGATTATTCCGAAGATTTAATGGGTGGGGGTTTTCGCTTCCACAACCCTCAAGCGATCGCTACCTGTGGCTGTGGTAATTCTTTCTCCATTGCTACGCCCAACTCTGTTTAA
- the rpsL gene encoding 30S ribosomal protein S12 — protein sequence MPTIQQLIRTEREKARQKTKSPALKQCPQRRGVCTRVYTTTPKKPNSALRKVARVRLTSGFEVTAYIPGIGHNLQEHSVVMIRGGRVKDLPGVRYHIIRGTLDTAGVKDRKQGRSKYGTKRPKEAKK from the coding sequence ATGCCAACAATACAGCAACTCATCCGTACTGAACGCGAAAAAGCGCGTCAGAAAACTAAATCTCCGGCTCTGAAGCAATGCCCACAACGTCGGGGTGTTTGTACAAGAGTGTACACAACTACACCTAAAAAGCCTAACTCAGCTCTACGTAAAGTAGCAAGGGTAAGACTGACATCGGGATTTGAAGTCACAGCTTACATTCCAGGTATCGGTCACAACTTGCAAGAACACTCAGTAGTCATGATTCGTGGCGGTCGGGTAAAAGACTTACCAGGTGTGAGATACCACATTATCCGTGGAACCTTAGATACAGCTGGAGTCAAAGACCGCAAACAAGGGCGTTCCAAATATGGAACCAAACGCCCGAAAGAAGCGAAAAAATAG